AGTGCCGGCAGCGCGTGGATCACGTCGCCCAGGGATGAGGTCTTGATTACCAATACGCGCAAACTAACGAACCTCGACCACAGAGCCCTGCAACCGCTGCAAGGCTTCACTCACCGGTTGCGGCAGCAATTGGCGCAGGCAGTTGTAGTGGCCGAAACGGCAAGTGCGATCAAAACACGGGCTGCAATCCAGGCCCAGGCGCACCACTTCGACCTTGTCGGCCAACGGCGGGGTGAAGCCTGGCGAGGTGGAGCCGTACACCGCCACCAGCGGGCGGTTCAACGCGGCAGCCACGTGCATCAGGCCGGAGTCGTTGGACACCACGGCTTCGGCGCAGGACAGCAAGTCGATGGCCTCGGCCAGCGACGTGTCGCCACTCAGGTTCACCGCCTCTTCACGCAGGCCGGGGATCAGGCGCTGGCGAATATCTTCGCCCACCGCGTGATCATTCTTCGAACCGAACAGCCACACCTGCCAGCCTTCGCGGATCTTCATCTCGGCGACCTTGGCGTAATGCTCCGACGGCCAGCGCTTGGACTCGCCAAACTCGGCGCCAGGGCACAGCGCCAACACCGGGCGATCGAGCTGCAGGCCGAACTTGGTCAGGGCCGCATCGCGGGTCACCGGGTCGATCTGCAGGCTTGGGCGCGGGTACGGCGTGGGCAATTGGGCACCGGGCTCGTAGGCCAGGGCCATGAAGCGTTCGATCATCAGCGGGTAGCGCGCCTTGTCGAGGGTGCGCACGTCGTTGAGCAACACATAGCGAAACTCGCCGCGCCAGCCGGTGCGTTTGGGGATGCCGGCAAAGTACGGCACCAGCGCCGACTTGAGCGAGTTGGGCAGCAGGATGGCCTGGTCGTACTGGCCCACCAGGGACTTGCCGATACGCCGACGGGTCGCCAGTTCGAGGGCGCCATGGCCAAGCGGAAAGCTCAAGGCCGCACGCACTTCGGGCATGCGCTCAAGAATCGGCCGGCTCCACTCGGGGGCGAGCACGTCGATTTGGCAGTCGGGATGACGCTGCTTGAGGCACTGGAACAGTGTCTGCGCCATCACCATGTCACCGACCCAACTGGGCCCAACGATCAGAATATTCATGTAGTTTCCACAAACGATGCGGGGAGGCTTATGCCTCCCCGCCTCGAAAATTACTGTAGGTCACGGTTGGCCCGGTTACAGCTTTGTGTGGGAGCGGGCTTGCTCGCGAAAGCGGTCTATCAGCCAGCACATCGAGTGACTGACATACTGCATTCGCGAGCAAGCCCGCTCCCACATTTAATCGGGGTTCAGCTTAAACCCAGTTCATTCCAGATTCGCATCACCTGCCGCCGTTCGTCGGCGAACTGATCCCCGGCTACCGTCCCGGCCTCGTTTTGCAGGGCCTGGCGGTGCGCGGCGGAACGGTAGGCCTTGTACACCTCGCGCAGCAGATGGGCATCGGCGGCGGGCATCAACCCCACCTGCTCCAGCCCCTCCAGAATGCGGATATTGTCGGTGTAGCGCAGCAACGATGGATGTTGCGCAGACCACGCCAAAGCCGCGTATTGCACCATAAATTCAATATCGACGATACCTCCGGCGTCCTGCTTGAGGTCGAACGCCGCCGTGGCTTCGAAGGCATTGGCGCCGGTACCGGCCGCCGTGCCCTTGGTACCCAGGTTGTCACGCATCTTGGCGCGCATCTCGCTGACCTCCTGGCGCAGCTTCGCCAAATCGCGCTCACGCCCCAACACTTTAGCCCGTACCTGCTCGAATGCCTGGCCCACGTCCTGGCTGCCCACCAGCACCCGTGCGCGGATCAGGGCCTGATGTTCCCAGGTCCAGGCTTCATTTTGTTGATAGCGGTCAAATGCACCCAATGAACTGACCAACAGCCCGGACGCGCCGGACGGTCGCAGGCGCATGTCCACTTCGTACAGTTGGCCGGAGTTGGTCTGGGTGGTCAGCAGGTGAATGATCCGCTGCCCCAGGCGTGTGAAAAACTGCGCGCCGTCGATCGGCTTGGCACCGTCGGTCTCGGCCTGCGGGTCGCCGTCGTGGATAAACACCAGGTCCAGGTCCGAACCATGCCCCAGTTCGATGCCGCCGACTTTGCCATAACCGACAATGATGAACCCAGGATCGCACAGGGTGCCGTCGACCCGTTGCGGCGAGCCGTGGCGTGCCACCGTCTGGCGCCAGGCCAGGGCCAATACTTGTTCGAGGATGGCTTCGGCGAGCCAGGTCAGGTAGTCGCTGACTTTCATCAATGGCAGGCTGCCGGCGATTTCCGACGCGGCTACGCGCAGGCGGTGGGCCAGTTTGAAGTGGCGCAGAGCTTCCATCTGCTGCTCAAGGTCATCCTCTGGGATCCGCGTCAGGCGCTCGCGCAGCTCGGCGGCGAGTTCCGGCGCCAACGGCGGCTTGAACAGGCGGCCCTCGTTGAGCAATTCGTCAAGCAACAGCGGGAAGCGGGTGATCTGTTCGGCGATCCACGGGCTGGCGGCGCACAGCGTCAGCAGGCGGCGCAGGGCATCGGGGTTCTCGGTCAGCAGCACCAGATAAGCCGAGCGGCGGGCGACGGCCTCCACCAGCGGCAATACGCGCTCCAGCACCAGGTCCGGATTGGCATGCTCGACGGCCTGGGCCAGCAGACGCGGGATAAACGCGTCGAGCCGCTCACGACCGAGGCGCTGCATGGCGCGCAATTGCGGGCTGCTGCGCAGGCCAGCCAGGGCTTTGAGCGCCTTGGGTGCATCGCTGAAGCCGCCCTCGTCGAGCTGGCGGCAGGCAGCGTCTTCGTCCTGGGATTCTTCCCACAGCGGTAACCACTCGCCGCCGACAACCAACTCGCTTTCTTCGCCCTCTTCTTCGTCAGGGTCGGCAATCACTTGACGGAAGTGCCAGTCCACCCGGCCACGCCAGTACATCAAGCGCTCATGGAACGCGGCCCAGTCGGCAAAGCCCAGCATAAAGGCAATGCGCGCCTGGTCTTCGGGGCTGTCCGGGAGCATTTGCGTCTGACGGTCGGCAATTGCCTGGATGGCGTGCTCGGTGTAACGCAAAAATTCATAGCCATTGCGCAATTCGGCGATCACCGCCGGAGGCAGGTAGCCCTGCCCTTCCAAGGTGCCGAGCACCTTGAGCAACGGCCGTTGTTGCAGGCTGAGGTCGCGCCCGCCATGGATCAGCTGGAACGCCTGGGCGATAAATTCCACCTCACGAATGCCGCCCGAACCCAGCTTGATGTTTTCGGCCATGCCCTTGCGCCGCACCTCCTGCTGGATCAGCTGCTTCATGGTGCGCAGCGCCTCGATGGCCGAGAAGTCCAGGTAGCGGCGATACACAAAGGGCCGCAGCATATCCAGCAGTTGCGCACCGGCCACCTGGTCGCCCGCGACCACACGGGCCTTGATCATCGCGTAGCGTTCCCAGTCGCGGCCCTGGTCCTGGTAGTACTGCTCCAGCGCGTTGAAGCTGAGCACCAGCGCGCCGGCCGAGCCATAAGGGCGCAGACGCATGTCGACCCGGAATACAAAACCGTCGACGGTCATCGGGTCGAGGGCCTTGATCAATTTTTGACCAAGTCGAATAAAAAATTCCTGGTTATCCAGCGAGCGCTTCACGCCCACCGTCTCGCCACCTTCGGGGTAGGCGAAGATCAGGTCGATATCCGACGACAGGTTCAGCTCCACGGCGCCGAGCTTGCCCATGCCGAGGATCACCATCTGCTGCGGCTCACCGCTGCGCCGCCCGGTGGGGGTGCCGAACTGGCTGCAGTGGCGCTGGTACAGCCATTGGTAGGCTTGGTCGATGCTGGCGTCGGCCATGTCGGAGAGGTCACGACAGGTTTGCACCAGGTCGGCCTGGCGGGTCAGGTCGCGCCAGATGATGCGCACTTGCTGGCGCGTGCGCTGGCGACGCAGCACCCGGCCCAGCTCCTCTTCTGTTTCGGCCTGTTGCACGGCGCCGGCGATCTGGCTGCACAGCTCACCGGGCGCAAAGCCGCGGTCCAGCTCGCACCAGGCCACTAGCTCAAGCAACATCAAAGGGTCACGAACACTCTGTTCAATGACGAAATCACTGGCGGCGCACACACGTGCGAAGTCGGCCCACCGTTGCGGCGTCCACTCAGAAAGGCCATGATCGTCGTCCAGCGCGGCCACTGCGTCACGAAATGACTGCTCGGCCCGGCTGGCGTAAGGCAAGAGAATGGCGGGCAATTCGGCCAGCGTGGGAAGGCTCATGGTCTATCCTTGATCGGCGCGTAAATGGCCTGTTGCTGTGAACGCAAGAACCACGCTCGGTGAAGGACTGTCGAACAAAGGTTATAAATAGCTGAAAATAATTTAATTTTGGCAGGCAACATCAAACTTTCACCTTTTCTTGTTCGAAAATGATCAACAATAACGATTATGCTCACCAGCCAGACCGAGCAATCCGCTCGGTCTTGTGTAGTTTTACTACTCGTATATACATTCGAAAGGCTGAAATGGCCGACGATTTGTAGTAAAACTACAGGACGCCGAAGCAACCTTCGGCCATCCAAGAATTTATGTCGTCTGCCCACAAGGCCAGTCGCAAACTTCAGGCAACCGATTCTGGTAGCCTTTCCGCCCTGGAGCAAGCCATGCAAGACCTCGATCCCGTCGAAACCCAGGAATGGCTGGACGCCCTGGAATCGGTTCTCGACAAAGAAGGCGAAGACCGTGCTCACTACCTGATGACCCGTATGGGCGAACTCGCGACCCGCAGCGGCTCGCAACTGCCCTACGCCATCACCACGCCATACCGCAACACCATCCCTGTTACCCACGAAGCACGCATGCCTGGCGACCTGTTCATGGAACGCCGCATTCGCTCGCTGGTACGTTGGAACGCCATGGCGATGGTAATGCGCACGAACTTGAAAGATTCTGACCTGGGCGGTCACATCTCCAGCTTCGCTTCCAGCGCAACCCTGTATGACATCGGCTTCAACTACTTCTTCCAGGCCCCGACCGACGAACACGGCGGCGACCTGATCTACTTCCAGGGCCACACCTCGCCAGGCGTCTACGCCCGTGCGTTCATGGAAGGCCGCATCACCGAAGAACACATGAACAACTTCCGCCAGGAAGTGGACGGTAACGGCCTGTCGTCGTACCCGCACCCTTGGCTGATGCCTGATTTCTGGCAGTTCCCGACTGTATCCATGGGCCTGGGCCCGATCCAGGCGATCTACCAGGCACGCTTCATGAAGTACCTGGAAGCGCGTGGCTTCATCCCTGAAGGCAAGCAGAAAGTCTGGTGCTTCCTGGGCGACGGCGAGTGCGACGAGCCGGAATCCCTGGGCGCCATCTCCCTGGCCGGCCGCGAGAAGCTGGACAACCTGATCTTCGTCATCAACTGCAACCTGCAGCGCCTCGACGGCCCGGTTCGCGGCAACGGCAAGATCATCCAGGAACTCGAAGGCGTGTTCCGCGGTGCTCAGTGGAACGTGACCAAAGTCATCTGGGGCCGTTTCTGGGACCCACTGCTGGCCAAAGACGTCGACGGCATCCTGCAACGTCGCATGGACGAAGTCATCGACGGCGAGTACCAGAACTACAAAGCCAAAGACGGCGCGTTCGTGCGTGAACACTTCTTCAACACGCCGGAACTCAAGGCGATGGTTGCAGACCTGTCCGACGACGAGATCTGGAAACTCAACCGTGGTGGCCACGACCCGTACAAGGTCTACGCGGCGTACCACGAAGCGGTCAACCACAAAGAACAACCGACCGTCATCCTGGCCAAGACCATCAAGGGTTATGGCACCGGTGCCGGCGAAGCGAAAAACACCGCGCACAACACCAAGAAGGTTGATGTTGAAAGCCTGAAGTTGTTCCGCGACCGCTTCGACATTCCCGTCAAAGACGAAGAGCTGGAAAACCTGCCGTTCTTCAAGCCGGAGCCAAACAGCGCCGAAGCCCGCTACCTCAGCGAGCGTCGCACTGCCCTGGGCGGTTTCGTGCCGCAGCGCCGCGCCAAGTCCTTCAACATCCCTACACCGCCACTCGATACCCTCAAGGCTATCCTGGACGGCTCGGGCGACCGTGAAATCTCCACCACCATGGCCTTCGTGCGGATCCTCGCGCAGCTGGTCAAGGACAAGGAAATCGGTTCGCGCATCGTGCCGATCATCCCGGACGAAGCCCGTACCTTCGGTATGGAAGGCATGTTCCGTCAGTTGGGCATCTACTCCTCCGTCGGCCAGCTCTACGAGCCAGTCGATAAAGACCAGGTGATGTTCTACAAGGAGGACAAGAAGGGCCAGATCCTCGAAGAAGGCATCAACGAAGCGGGCGCCATGAGGCTCCTTCATCGCTGCCGGTACTTCGTACTCCAGCCACAACCAGCCGATGCTGCCGTTCTACATCTTCTACTCGATGTTCGGCTTCCAGCGTATCGGCGACCTGGCGTGGGCAGCAGGCGACAGCCGTACCCGTGGTTTCCTGATCGGCGGCACCGCCGGCCGTACCACGCTGAACGGCGAAGGCCTGCAACACGAAGACGGTCACAGCCACATCCTGGCTGCCACCATCCCGAACTGCCGCACCTTTGATCCAACCTACGGCTATGAGCTGGCGGTGATCATCCAGGACGGCATGAAGAAGATGACCGAAGAGCAGCAGGACGTTTTCTACTACATCACCGTGATGAACGAGTCCTACCAGCAGCCAGCCATGCCGGCCGGTGTAGAGGAAGGCATCATCAAGGGCATGTACCTGCTCGAAGAAGACACCAAGGAAGCGGCGCACCACGTGCAGCTGATGGGCTCCGGCACCATCCTGCGTGAAGTGCGTGAAGCGGCGAAGATCCTGCGTGACGAGTTCAACGTCGGCGCTGACGTATGGAGCGTTACCAGCTTCAACGAACTGCGTCGCGACGGCCTGGCAGTCGAGCGCAACAACCGCCTGCACCCAGGTCAGAAACCTGCGAAGAGCTACGTCGAAGAGTGCCTGGCCGGCCGCAAAGGTCCAGTCATTGCCTCTACCGACTACATGAAGCTGTTTGCTGAACAAATTCGCCAGTGGGTCCCGTCCAAGGAATTCAAAGTCCTGGGCACCGACGGTTTCGGCCGCAGTGACAGCCGCAAGAAGCTGCGTCACTTCTTCGAAGTCGACCGTCACTTCGTGGTGTTGGCAGCCCTGGAAGCCTTGGCTGACCGTGGTGAGATCGAACCCAAGGTGGTGGCTGACGCTATCGTCAAGTTCGGGATCAACCCGGAAAAACGCAACCCACTGGACTGCTGAGGAGATTTTTTGTGAGCGAACTCATTCGCGTACCTGACATCGGCAGCGGTGAAGGTGAAGTAATCGAGCTGTTTGTGAAGGTCGGCGACACCGTCGAAGCCGACCAGAGCATCCTGACCCTGGAATCGGACAAGGCGAGCATGGAAATCCCTGCTCCCAAAGCCGGCGTGGTCAAGAGCCTGAAAGTGAAGCTGGGCGACCGCCTGAAAGAAGGCGACGAACTGCTGGAACTGGAAATCGAAGGTGCCGCTGATGCGGCGCCAGCGGCGGCTCCTGCTGCCGCTGCTGCACTCGCACCTGCTGCTGAAAAGCCTGCTGCTGCCGAGGCCCCAGCGGCCCCGGCTGCTGCACCGGCCGCTGCCACTGTCCAGGACATTCATGTTCCGGACATCGGTTCGTCGGGCAAGGCCAAGATCATCGAGCTGCTGGTTAAAGTCGGCGACACCGTCGAAGCCGACCAGTCGCTGATCACCCTGGAGTCCGACAAGGCCTCCATGGAAATCCCTTCGCCGGCTGCCGGCGTGGTGGAAAGCATCGCGGTCAAGCTGGAAGACGAAGTCGGCACTGGCGACTTCATCCTCAAGCTGAAAGTGCAAGGCGCTGCGCCTGCCGCTGCCCCAGCACCGGCTGCTGCTCCAGCGGCCAAGGCTGAAGCGGCGCCTGCGGCTCCGGCCGCTGCCGCCCCCGCGCCTGCTGCCAAAGCCGAGGCCGTACCGGCCCCTGCTGCCGCACCTGCGCCGAGCGGTGCCAAGGTGCATGCAGGCCCAGCCGTGCGTCAGCTGGCCCGTGAGTTTGGCGTTGAGCTGAACGCTGTGTCGGCCACCGGCCCGCACGGCCGCGTGTTGAAGGAAGACGTGCAGGTTTACGTCAAAGCCATGATGCAGAAAGCCAAGGAAGCCCCGGCTGCCGGCACTGCAACCGGCGGTTCGGGCATTCCGCCGATCCCGGTCGTGGACTTCAGCCGCTTCGGCGAAACCGAAGAAGTGCCGATGACCCGCCTGATGCAAATCGGCGCGTCGAGCCTGCACCGCAGCTGGCTGAACATTCCGCACGTGACTCAGTTCGACCAGGCCGACATCACCGACCTGGAAGCTTTCCGCGTTGCGCAGAAAGCCGTGGCCGAGAAAGCCGGCGTGAAACTGACCGTGCTGCCGCTGCTGCTCAAGGCGTGTGCGCACCTGCTTAAGGAACTGCCGGACTTCAACAGTTCGCTGGCGCCAAGCGGCAAGGCGATCATTCGCAAGAAGTACGTGCACGTAGGCTTTGCCGTCGACACCCCGGATGGCCTGCTGGTACCGGTCATCAAGAACGTCGACCAGAAGAGCCTGCTGCAACTCGCTGCCGAAGCGGCTGCGCTGGCTGCCAAAGCCCGCGACAAGAAGCTCACCGCAGACGATATGCAAGGCGCTTGCTTCACCATCTCCAGCCTCGGTCACATTGGCGGCACTGGCTTCACGCCAATCGTCAACGCGCCGGAAGTGGCGATCCTGGGTGTGTCCAAGGCAACTATCCAGCCGGTTTGGGACGGTAAAGCGTTCCAGCCGAAGCTGATGCTGCCGCTGTCGTTGTCCTACGATCACCGTGTGATCAACGGCGCCGCCGCTGCACGTTTCACGCAGCGCCTGAGCCAACTGCTCAACGACATCCGCACCATCCTGTTGTAAGCCGCCGCGGCCTCCTCTTCACCGAGGGGGCCTGGCTGCAGCGATTTCCGAGCGCCACGCTCGTACCTCAACCCCGCCAATTGGCGGGGCTTTTTTTGCTTGTTTTCGGGCATAAAACTGGACACACAAAACAGGTTTGTACACCTTCCATCACCTCGACTGTAGAAATCCCTCTCACGGCCGATAACACCCTTATAGCACTTAGCCTTCATCCTCTCTTGTCAGCCCGCGCCGCATGATGCAACCTTGCCGCAGGCAACAGAAAAGAGGGCGTGAGCCCGGCGCCGTGCGCGTTATTTCAAGTGAGTCTCCCCCATGAAAAGCCAACCCGATGTCGCCCGTATGGCGGCCGAGGTAGTGACGCAGTTACCGGTGCCCTCGCGCCTCGGTATGCTGCGTTTCGAGCGGCTTAATGAGGCAAGCTGGGCCCTTCTCTACCTCGACCCCAACTGCGAGCGCCAATTCGGCCTGCCAGCGGTCGAGCTGTGTGCGCTGGTCGGCACACCCTACGCCAGCCTGATGGAACCCCAGGCCCGCTATCAGTTGCACGATGCGATTCAGCAACAACTGACCCAAAGTCCGCATTACCTGGTGCGCTACACCCTGCACACCAACGACGGGCCCCTGAGCCTGCTGGAAATGGGTGAAGCCTACAAACAACACAATCGCCACCTGCTGCGCGGCTACCTGATGGTGGTCGACGGCCTGTTCAGCGAAGTCCCCTCCCCGGCGCCCACAGCGGAACTGGAGAATCAGAACAGCCGCCTGCAGATCGCCCTGGAACTCAACCAGCGCGCCCAGCAGGAACAGTTGCAGCACCTGGAGCGAGTGCGCGCCCAGCAGGAACTGATCCTGCTGTTGGCCCGCCAGCGCTACACCACCAACAATTCGCTGCAGGAAGCCGCCGAGCTGATCACCCGCAGCGCCTGCGATATCTACCAGATCGATTGCGCCAGCATCTGGAACCTCGAAGGCCAGCGCCTGGTGCCGATCTCGGCCTACCACCGCGCAGGCCAACGGCACCACATGCCCGAACCGATCGACGCCAGCAGCTACCCCGACTACCTGGAAGCCCTGCACACCAGCCGCGCCATCGACGCCACCAATGCCATGCGCGATCCGCGCACCCGGGAAATGGCCGAGAACCTGCGCGCCAAGGACGTTTACGCGATGCTCGACGCAAGCATCCGCGTGGATGGCCAGGTGATCGGCGTATTGTGCCTGGAACAGGGCGGCAGCCCGCGTGCCTGGCAGGCTGATGAGATCGCTTTCGCCGGTGAGTTGGCCGACCAGTTCGCACAGGTCATCAACAACCACAATCGCCGTACCGCCACCAGCGCCCTGCACCTGTTTCAGCGCGCCGTGGAGCAGAGCGCCAACGCCTTTTTGCTGGTCAACTGCGACGGCGTGGTGGAGTACGTCAACCCGAGCTTCACCGCGATCACCCAGTACAGCGCCGAAGAAGTCCACGGCCACCGCCTGGCGCAGCTGCCGGCCCTGGAAAACCTCAGTGAGCTGCTGTTCGACGCGCCATCGAGTTTGGCCAAGAGCAACAGCTGGCAGGGCGAGTTCAAGAGCCGGCGCAAGAACCTGGAACCCTACTGGGGCCAGCTGTCGATTTCCAAGGTGTACGGCGATAACCGAGAGCTGACGCACTACATCGGCATCTACGAAGACATCACCCAGACCAAGCTCGCGCAGCAACGCATCGAGCGCCTGGCCTACACCGACAACCTGACTAACCTCGGCAACCGCCCGGCGTTCATCCGCAACCTCGACGAGCGTTTTGCCCGCGACAGCGACAGCCCGATCAGCCTGCTGCTGGTGGACATCGACAACTTCAAGCGGATCAACGACAGCCTCGGCCACCAGACCGGCGACAAGCTGCTGATCAGCCTGGCCCGTCGCCTGCGCAACAGCCTGAGTGCCAGTGGCAGCCTGGCGCGCTTTGCCAGTAACGAGTTTGCGGTGTTGCTCGACGATACTGACCTTGAAAGCGGCCAGCAGGTCGCCAGCCAACTGCTGGCGACCCTCGACAAGCCGATGTTCGTCGACAACCAATTGATCAGCGTCACCGGCTCCGTGGGCCTGGCCTGCGCGCCGCTGCATGGCCGCGACCCGCAGACCCTGATGCGCAACGCCGGTTTGGCGCTGCACAAGGCCAAGGCCAACGGCAAACACCAGGTGCAGGTGTTTACCGAAGCGCTGAACGCCGAGGCCAGCTACAAGCTGTTCGTGGAAAACAACCTGCGCCGCGCCCTGACCCAGAACGAGCTGGACGTGTTCTACCAGCCCAAGCTCTGCCTGCGCAGCGGCCGCTTGCTGGGCATGGAAGCGCTGTTGCGCTGGAACCATCCGGAAAAGGGCATGATCCGCCCTGACCAATTCATCAGCGTGGCCGAAGAGACCGGGCTGATCATCCCCATCGGCAAGTGGATCGCCCGTCAGGCGTGCCGCATGAGCAAGCAGCTCAGCGCTGCGGGCATGGGTAATTTGCAGGTGGCGATCAACCTGTCGCCCAAACAGTTCTCCGACCCGGACCTGGTGGCCTCGATCGCCACGATCCTCAAGGAAGAACAACTGCCGGCCAACCTGCTGGAGCTTGAGCTGACCGAAGGCTTGCTGCTCGAAGCCACCGAGGACACACGCCTGCAACTGGATCAACTGAAGAGCTTTGGCCTGACCCTGGCCATGGACGACTTCGGCACCGGTTACTCGTCGCTGAGTTACTTGAAAAAATTCCCCATCGACATCATCAAGATCGACCGCAGCTTTATCCATGAAATCCCGGACAACCAGGACGACATGGAAATCACCTCGGCGGTGATCGCCATGGCCCACAACCTCAAACTCAAAGTAGTGGCCGAGGGCGTCGAAACCTCCGAGCAACTGGCGTTCCTGCGCCGCCATCGTTGCGATGTGGGCCAGGGCTACCTGTTCGACCGGCCGATCCCCGGCGCAGAGCTGCTGAAGATGCTTAAACGCTATCCTCGCGGGCCTATCGCCTGACAGCGCTGTAACACTCGGGCACACTGGCGGTCTGAATTCTTACCCAACTCAATCTGACTGAGAGGACTGATCATGGTCTTGCGCTCGGAAATTCTGGTGAACAAAAACGTGCTGCCTACTCAAGAACAAGCTCTGCCTGGCCGTGAAACCCCGATGGCGCTGCCAGAGACGCATTTCGTCAACGGCAACCCGCTGCTGGGCCCGTTTCTGGATGACGTCGGCTTTGCAATCTTCGGCCTGGGTTGTTTCTGGGGCGCCGAGCGGCGGTTCTGGCAGCGCGACGGCGTGGTCAGCACCGTGGTCGGCTACGCCGGCGGTTACACACCGAACCCGACCTATGAAGAAGTCTGCTCCGGCCTGACCGGCCACAGCGAAGTGGTGCTGGTGGTGTATGACCAGGCCAAACTCAAGTATGAAGACCTGCTGAAGATGTTCTGGGAACTGCACAACCCGACCCAGGGCATGCGCCAGGGCAACGACATCGGCAGCCAGTACCGTTCGGTGATCTATGCGACCACGCCTGAGCAATTGGCGGCGGCGCAAGCCAGTGCCGAGGCGTATCAGGGTGAATTGACCAAAGCCGGCCTGGGCACGATCACCACGCAAATCGAAGAAGCGCCGACCGTGTACTTCGCCGAGACGTATCACCAGCAGTACCTGGCGAAGAATCCGCAGGGCTATTGCGGGATCGGCGGCACGGGCGTGACCTGCCCGATCTAAGGATCGGAGCGGCAAGTTTTAAGCTACAAGCTGTAAGTGCCGGGTTCTGCTTTTACTTGCAGCTTGCAGCTTGAAACTTATAGCTACTCAGCGATGAGCCAATCCATCTGCCACCCGCCCTGGGTTTGGCCAAGCTTCTTGGACAACCACGGCAGCAGCTCACGCAACTCCTCTTCCAGGCCCCACGGCGGGTTGGCAATCGCCAGGCCCGAGCCGGTCAAGGTGTTGGGCGTGTCCAGCGGATGCACCAGCAACTCCACGCGCAGCAGCTTCGGCGCGCCGGTGCCGGCCAGGTCCTGATAGAACCGGCGCAACATGCGTTGGTCTTTCACCGGGTACCAGATCGCCGCGACAGTCTGGCGCATGCGGCTGACGGCCTCCTTGAGGGACGCTGCGCAGCGCTGCATCTCATCGAGTTTCTCGAACGGCGGGTCGATCAGCATCAGCGCGCGCTTTTCCGGCACCGGCAACAAGGCTCGCGGCACATGCCAGCCTTCGCCCAAATGCACTTTGACCCGGCGATCACCCTTCATGTTGTCCTTGAGCAGCACGCCATCTTCGGGGTGCTTTTCATTAAGCAACACGCGGTCCTGGGGGCGCGTGAGGCGCCGCGCCAGCTCCGGCGAGCCCGGGTAGTAACGCAACTGGCCATCCGGGTTCATCTCGTGCAGCACACGCATGTAGTCGGCCGTCAGCGGCGGCAGGTCGCTTGCGCCCCACAGGCGGGCAATGCCTTCCAGGTATTCACCGGTGCGGTTGGCCTGATCGCCTTGCAGGTCATACAGACCGATACCGGCGTGGGTGTCGAGGTAGGCGAACGGCTGCTCCTTGCG
The genomic region above belongs to Pseudomonas poae and contains:
- the waaF gene encoding lipopolysaccharide heptosyltransferase II, translating into MNILIVGPSWVGDMVMAQTLFQCLKQRHPDCQIDVLAPEWSRPILERMPEVRAALSFPLGHGALELATRRRIGKSLVGQYDQAILLPNSLKSALVPYFAGIPKRTGWRGEFRYVLLNDVRTLDKARYPLMIERFMALAYEPGAQLPTPYPRPSLQIDPVTRDAALTKFGLQLDRPVLALCPGAEFGESKRWPSEHYAKVAEMKIREGWQVWLFGSKNDHAVGEDIRQRLIPGLREEAVNLSGDTSLAEAIDLLSCAEAVVSNDSGLMHVAAALNRPLVAVYGSTSPGFTPPLADKVEVVRLGLDCSPCFDRTCRFGHYNCLRQLLPQPVSEALQRLQGSVVEVR
- the glnE gene encoding bifunctional [glutamate--ammonia ligase]-adenylyl-L-tyrosine phosphorylase/[glutamate--ammonia-ligase] adenylyltransferase encodes the protein MSLPTLAELPAILLPYASRAEQSFRDAVAALDDDHGLSEWTPQRWADFARVCAASDFVIEQSVRDPLMLLELVAWCELDRGFAPGELCSQIAGAVQQAETEEELGRVLRRQRTRQQVRIIWRDLTRQADLVQTCRDLSDMADASIDQAYQWLYQRHCSQFGTPTGRRSGEPQQMVILGMGKLGAVELNLSSDIDLIFAYPEGGETVGVKRSLDNQEFFIRLGQKLIKALDPMTVDGFVFRVDMRLRPYGSAGALVLSFNALEQYYQDQGRDWERYAMIKARVVAGDQVAGAQLLDMLRPFVYRRYLDFSAIEALRTMKQLIQQEVRRKGMAENIKLGSGGIREVEFIAQAFQLIHGGRDLSLQQRPLLKVLGTLEGQGYLPPAVIAELRNGYEFLRYTEHAIQAIADRQTQMLPDSPEDQARIAFMLGFADWAAFHERLMYWRGRVDWHFRQVIADPDEEEGEESELVVGGEWLPLWEESQDEDAACRQLDEGGFSDAPKALKALAGLRSSPQLRAMQRLGRERLDAFIPRLLAQAVEHANPDLVLERVLPLVEAVARRSAYLVLLTENPDALRRLLTLCAASPWIAEQITRFPLLLDELLNEGRLFKPPLAPELAAELRERLTRIPEDDLEQQMEALRHFKLAHRLRVAASEIAGSLPLMKVSDYLTWLAEAILEQVLALAWRQTVARHGSPQRVDGTLCDPGFIIVGYGKVGGIELGHGSDLDLVFIHDGDPQAETDGAKPIDGAQFFTRLGQRIIHLLTTQTNSGQLYEVDMRLRPSGASGLLVSSLGAFDRYQQNEAWTWEHQALIRARVLVGSQDVGQAFEQVRAKVLGRERDLAKLRQEVSEMRAKMRDNLGTKGTAAGTGANAFEATAAFDLKQDAGGIVDIEFMVQYAALAWSAQHPSLLRYTDNIRILEGLEQVGLMPAADAHLLREVYKAYRSAAHRQALQNEAGTVAGDQFADERRQVMRIWNELGLS
- the aceF gene encoding dihydrolipoyllysine-residue acetyltransferase, yielding MSELIRVPDIGSGEGEVIELFVKVGDTVEADQSILTLESDKASMEIPAPKAGVVKSLKVKLGDRLKEGDELLELEIEGAADAAPAAAPAAAAALAPAAEKPAAAEAPAAPAAAPAAATVQDIHVPDIGSSGKAKIIELLVKVGDTVEADQSLITLESDKASMEIPSPAAGVVESIAVKLEDEVGTGDFILKLKVQGAAPAAAPAPAAAPAAKAEAAPAAPAAAAPAPAAKAEAVPAPAAAPAPSGAKVHAGPAVRQLAREFGVELNAVSATGPHGRVLKEDVQVYVKAMMQKAKEAPAAGTATGGSGIPPIPVVDFSRFGETEEVPMTRLMQIGASSLHRSWLNIPHVTQFDQADITDLEAFRVAQKAVAEKAGVKLTVLPLLLKACAHLLKELPDFNSSLAPSGKAIIRKKYVHVGFAVDTPDGLLVPVIKNVDQKSLLQLAAEAAALAAKARDKKLTADDMQGACFTISSLGHIGGTGFTPIVNAPEVAILGVSKATIQPVWDGKAFQPKLMLPLSLSYDHRVINGAAAARFTQRLSQLLNDIRTILL